Part of the Drosophila santomea strain STO CAGO 1482 chromosome 2L, Prin_Dsan_1.1, whole genome shotgun sequence genome is shown below.
ATTtctttaattgtattttaattagcGTATAAATGTAAAACATAATATTGTTAAATAGACCAAAATCAATTCGATATTATGTTGTATTATATTTGAATATAAGAAATACATGGGACTACGAAGTAATGTAATCCGTTGTTAAATCTTAGGTGCACACCTAATTTTATTAAGACTTTTTAATCCTATATTGTGTTATTCTGCTTGCTACTTTATGACATGCATGCCTGTGATCCTATGCACTGGGCAAAATTTgcgtattttttatttaaattggttAATTTGTATAGTAGTTGCAAATTATTGGTTTTAAAACTTCGGAAATCCGATTGTATTTTATAATCGCTTTCGTCTATTTACCTTTTCAACTTGTGGATACCTTTTCAATAACTGTTCGATTTTTAATCTAGGACTCGAACGATGAAGAAATTAGCATAGCGACGCCAAATACTATAAAAGATGATATCGAATCCTAGCATCTGCATTTGAATGGTTGACCAGGTGAGCCAAACCTTTCTAAAGTTCGTTTGCTGCAAATACTAATACagaatttattttctttttttagaCAACTGATCAAGACTCCGTTTGGCctgcaataaaacaaattttattttaaaattcaatattcGGATTAATGCGGCATTGTGCACGTGTTCGGcaacaattgaaatttatatgTAATTCTAATGCAATTAGAAAAAGTTGCagtgaattattaaattatatgttAACTCATTTAATTAGCTTTTTTAATACATGCATATCCTTTCAACGAGTCTTCATAGTCACAAacgtttacatatttaaaagaaACAACTAACATTTCAGATTGGGAAAATAATGTGTGTATTATTACCTTTATTAACTTCAAATGAATGTATCTTAATACAAATGTCAATATATCATGTTGTAAAATTGTTAGATTATTTGATTCCAGTACGTTTTATAAAAAGTACAGCTGATTCTCTAGTCCTGCTGAAGGCTGACGATTAATGCTTTCGGCCACGAGGAAAGCCAATTTGTGGGCGTACTGGCAGACAGCGGGGACCCGTACAGTTCCAGAGAAATTGTAGTACATATGGGTCATCTTGTAAGAGAGTATCTGCAGCTTATCGGCGCTTAGTCCCATGTTGTCACAAATGACATTGTAGCTGGTAGGCGACACGGTACCTTGACGAACAGCCTGGGACACTAGGAAGAAGTCATAGCGCTCTGGCAAGGTAATAACGTCATCGACCACTGTGCCCGGAACTGGATTGCGGCTGTTAGCAAAGTAGCGAGAATTAATGCGCTTGGATACAACGATAAATGCCATGCGACAGCCCTCTGTTTTTCCCGCCGATTTGTAAATTTCGTCGAGCTTGCCCTTTAGGAACTTCACCTCCGTGTTCACCACCTGGTAGAGCTGGCCATCACCAACACCGTCGCGGAAGAAAAGAATGCGCTCTGGCAAACTGCCGTGGTGCTCCCGGTACGTTTTCAGGGCGCACGTCATGTTCAGCGACATCTGCTCCGACAATTCTTGGCCCTTCATGTGTTCGGTTACCGTGGAGAAGTATCGAGACGACTCCCTCTGGTCCATGGTGGCAACCAGAGCCCCATATGACTTGTTCTTGTCCTTTGATGAATGACAGACATCAAAACCAACAGTCATCAGTCCACGGAGAGGGAGATCGATCATCCAGGGAGCCCCCATCAATTTGGCGTTCATCTGGATAACCACCTTTGTTGCGATAGACATGAGCCCAGCTGATTTTTCCTGTCGGGGCGCGATTACTCTTAATGTCACCACCTGCGACGGCACTGGTCTATCCACGCAAGTGCGTTTTTTGATGCAGCTATATCTGttggggaatggggaaaagTAGTTAGATCAGTCTCTGGTCCAGATAATCTGGCAAATCCAAATTACTTCTCTTCATTCTGAGATCTCATGACAACCATCACAATCTGTGGATCCTTGGCTACGGCGTTGTCGATCGCTTGGGAGTAAGTACCGTTGCGGTCATCTCTAATTTCATCACTGCACGgaaataacaaatttaattaaacattaataataGTTAGTATTACTTACTAGATAGGCTTGGCAATGTTCATCTTCATGGTGCTGGCTGCACGGATGCACATCTGCACAAATTCCTGAGTCTCGCGCAGATTTCGACCCGGAGTAATCACGCACCATCTATTGATGTCCACATGTTTCCACATCGAAGAACTGCGAAACTCACTGGTCCAATCGGCGCGAACGTCACATatgaattttttgttgttgccaaatAAAATCTTCTCCGATGGCAAAACGCGAGCTGGAATCTCCACCAGGGCAGAGTCCAGCTCGATGTTCCAAGACTTCATGGTCTCCGTACTCTCCTTAGAGGACTTCAGGCGCCTGTTGAACATGCGCAGGCGTTCAATGCGACGATCTGGAGCCAGTCGGGTATGCTCACCCATAGCCTTCATTAACCTGAGGATCATAAGAAAAGGCTTTCGAAAGCATCCTATGGACTACATTCCGTTTAAATATACCTGAAGTCGGCGCGCATAGAGTCTGTCATTCCTGTAGCCCGAGCCAGCTCGGGAATAATCATCAGAGGCTGGTCATTGCCTCCACGAATGTTTTTCTCTGTGGGACGAGACAAGACCAGAGGCTGCTTGAAGTCTCGAATGGTGATGTTGTATCGCTGAAATGATTCTTCTTTTAGAAAATTTATAACGCTTTTGGTTTGGATATACCTTCTTATAGTAATCCACGTACGAAATATCACCCTCTTTGGTATTAAATTTG
Proteins encoded:
- the LOC120443682 gene encoding protein aubergine codes for the protein MNLPPNPGTARGRGRGSKRNEEVNRGLAPQLGQSHSAGIEASGGSGDAQLVHAMQKAKLSDVQVQVSEGDPRGSVRGRRLITDVVHSRPQGMTTKNGVSGHRITVQTNYFKVLKRPNWTIYQYRVDFTPDVDNTRLRRAFMHEHRSLLGGYIFDGTILFCTNQFKPVQNSPYVLELVTKSRAGENIEIKIKAVGSVDTADAQQFQVLNLILRRAMEGLNLQLVSRNFFDPQAKINLENFRMQIWPGYQTSIRQHENDILLCAEIAHKVMRTDTLYNILSEAIRDNDDYQTAFKRAVMGMVILTDYNNKTYRVDDVDFQSTPLSKFNTKEGDISYVDYYKKRYNITIRDFKQPLVLSRPTEKNIRGGNDQPLMIIPELARATGMTDSMRADFRLMKAMGEHTRLAPDRRIERLRMFNRRLKSSKESTETMKSWNIELDSALVEIPARVLPSEKILFGNNKKFICDVRADWTSEFRSSSMWKHVDINRWCVITPGRNLRETQEFVQMCIRAASTMKMNIAKPIYDEIRDDRNGTYSQAIDNAVAKDPQIVMVVMRSQNEEKYSCIKKRTCVDRPVPSQVVTLRVIAPRQEKSAGLMSIATKVVIQMNAKLMGAPWMIDLPLRGLMTVGFDVCHSSKDKNKSYGALVATMDQRESSRYFSTVTEHMKGQELSEQMSLNMTCALKTYREHHGSLPERILFFRDGVGDGQLYQVVNTEVKFLKGKLDEIYKSAGKTEGCRMAFIVVSKRINSRYFANSRNPVPGTVVDDVITLPERYDFFLVSQAVRQGTVSPTSYNVICDNMGLSADKLQILSYKMTHMYYNFSGTVRVPAVCQYAHKLAFLVAESINRQPSAGLENQLYFL